Within Streptomyces sp. SS1-1, the genomic segment CCGGTGGCCAGGAGTTCGAGGGCGACGACCGGGTTCAGGGCGGTCTGCCAGACCACGGCCTGGGAGCCGTACTCCGCCATCGACCACTGGTTGTCGACGACGTGGTACAGGTACACCTCGCGGGGCTTGCCGTCCTTCACGCCCCGTACCCAGGTGCCCGCGCAGGTCTTCCCGTGCATCCGCTCGCCCAGCGTCGCCGGGTCCGGCAGACAGGCGGCGACGACGTCCCGCGGCGAGACCCGCACCGGCCCCTCGGCGCTCGGCACGGTCACCGGCTCGGTGCTGTCGAGCCCCAGCAGATGCAGGGTCTTCAAGGTGTCGATGAACTCCTGGCCGAGGCCGTACTTGAAGGTGACCCGGCGCGCGTCCACCCAGCGCGGCACGAGCAGCACCTCCTCGTGCTCCACGTTCACGCACTCGACCGGGCCGATGCCCTCCGGGAAGTCGAACACCTCGGGCTCGCTGAACGGCTCGGTGGTGAACCAGCCGCGGTCCTTCTCGTAGACGACCGGCGGGTTGAGGCACTCCTCGATGGTGGTCCAGATGCTGAAGGAGGGGGCGAAGTCGTAGCCGTCGACGGTGAGGTTCGCGCCGTCGCGCACCCCGATCTCGTCGATCTCGTCGAAGAGTTCGTCGGCCGAGTACCGGGCGAACACGTCCGACAGGCCGGGCTCCACGCCCATGCCGACCAGGGCGAGCGCGCCCGCCTTCTCCCAGTCGGCGGCCTGTTCGAACTGGGCGTCCCCGAGCT encodes:
- a CDS encoding saccharopine dehydrogenase family protein, which gives rise to MRVLLVGAGGVGTAITRIAARRPFFEAMVVADYDLARAEAAVAALDGDARFRAERVDASDEPAVAALLERHACDVLLNATDPRFVMPLFQAARTAGATYVDMAMSLSKPHPDRPYEETGVKLGDAQFEQAADWEKAGALALVGMGVEPGLSDVFARYSADELFDEIDEIGVRDGANLTVDGYDFAPSFSIWTTIEECLNPPVVYEKDRGWFTTEPFSEPEVFDFPEGIGPVECVNVEHEEVLLVPRWVDARRVTFKYGLGQEFIDTLKTLHLLGLDSTEPVTVPSAEGPVRVSPRDVVAACLPDPATLGERMHGKTCAGTWVRGVKDGKPREVYLYHVVDNQWSMAEYGSQAVVWQTALNPVVALELLATGAWSGAGVLGPEAFPARPFLDLLTAYGSPWGMREQ